The Sphingopyxis fribergensis DNA segment GCCGCGGCGCGGTTCGACGCCATGCCTGGAATTGCGCGCAATTCCTCGAAACTTAGCCGCTTCGACGCGCGGACCAAGCGGCGCAGCGCGCTGCGCGGCAGATTATGCTGGTCGAGCACCGCGAGCGGATCGCGCGTCAGTTCGAGGTCGAGGCGCGAGAGCGCGCGCCACGAGCCGCCGACAAGGTAGAGCGGCAAGCCGGTCAGCCCTTTGCCCGGCCAGTCCGCGTCGCGGAGCATCTTGCGGATCGCGCGTTCGAAGGCCTGTTCGCCATCGGCGCGCAGCGCGGGCAGGCGGAGCACGCCGAGGGGGAACGAGGCGCGGCGGCCGACCTTCCCGTCTGATACCTCAGCGAGTTCAAGGCTGCCGCCGCCCAGGTCGACGGCGATGCCGTGCGCATCGGGGATCGCAGCAAGCACGCCATAGCCCGCCGCCTCGGCCTCCTCTTCACCCGACAATAGCCTGATTTCGAGCCCCGCTTCTGCGGCCGCGGCTATGAACTCGGGACCGTTCGCTGCATCGCGCACGGCGGCGGTCGCGACGCATTGCACGTCCATCACGTCCATATGCTTGGCCAGCAACGCGTAGCGGCGCAGAGCGACAAGGCCGCGTTCGGCGTCTTCGACCGCGATGCGGCCGTCGACGGCGAGCCCGCGGCCGAGGCCGGCGGCGACCTTTTCGTTGAAGATCACCGCGGGCGCGCGCGCCGGTCCTTCATAGACGACGATGCGGACCGAGTTGGACCCAATGTCGATCACGGCGGATCGGTGGACCGCCTGCTTGGTGGGACGTTGGGTTTTCAATTTTTTCAATCTTCACGCGTGTCGAAGGCGAGGGTCGGGACGTCGTGGCGCTTGTGGAGCGCGGTGCCGCGGCCCGAGAGCGACGCGTTCGTCATGAAATAATGATGCAAGTTGAACGGCTTGTCTCCCGGCGTAACGCGTACCGAGGTGCCATCGGGCCCAAGAATCCAGCTTTGTTCATTGTCGATCAGGTTCGCGACGAGCACTTGGTCCAATATCTGATCGTGCACCGTCGGGTTTTCGATCGGGATCATATATTCGACACGACGATCGAAGTTGCGCGGCATCCAGTCGGCGCTGCTGATGTAGAGCTTTGCCCCGCGATCCGGCAGCGCCGCGCCGTTCGCGAACGCCCACACGCGACTATGTTCGAGGAAACGCCCGACGACCGATTTGACAC contains these protein-coding regions:
- a CDS encoding Ppx/GppA family phosphatase, which encodes MKTQRPTKQAVHRSAVIDIGSNSVRIVVYEGPARAPAVIFNEKVAAGLGRGLAVDGRIAVEDAERGLVALRRYALLAKHMDVMDVQCVATAAVRDAANGPEFIAAAAEAGLEIRLLSGEEEAEAAGYGVLAAIPDAHGIAVDLGGGSLELAEVSDGKVGRRASFPLGVLRLPALRADGEQAFERAIRKMLRDADWPGKGLTGLPLYLVGGSWRALSRLDLELTRDPLAVLDQHNLPRSALRRLVRASKRLSFEELRAIPGMASNRAAALPDAAALLAALVNILDVPEMTVSSSGLREGLLYQALDAETRAQDPLIVAAEFEGRRLARFAPHGRAIAEWIAPLFADEAPADSRVRLAASLLSDVAWSANPDFRAERGTEIGLHGNWRSIDIPGRILLARALYAGFGGADAEFPAMGTLVSPERLARARQWGLAIRLAQRLTGGVEAPLKASGVALVDGKLRLCLATGWHQLAGESVERRLRVLAQSFDAKPELVLL